One genomic window of Kaistia geumhonensis includes the following:
- a CDS encoding lysine--tRNA ligase, translating to MSSARPPVLDLSPALVAAAKESKAWPFEEARRIIARLETHGPKSPVLFETGYGPSGLPHIGTFGEVARTTMVRTAFRLLTEDRIETRLLSFSDDMDGLRKVPSNVPNQEMMAAHLGMPLTRVPDPFSNEYPSFGAANNARLRAFLDSFGFAYEFASATDYYASGRFDGALRRMLEVYDEVMEIILPTLGAERQATYSPFLPISRKTGRVLQVPMIDRDVAAGTITYVDPEDGETVTTTVTGGAVKCQWKADWAMRWYALGVDYEMSGKDLIDSVKLSTRICRALGAEPPECFTYEHFLDENGEKISKSKGNGLTIEQWLTYASPESLSLLMYNKPKTAKRLGFEVIPRHVDDYAGFIEAFSRQATEQQLGNPAWHIHSGNPPQIVSPISFAMLLNLVSVSDATDKAVLWAYVSRYLPEIEPAAREKLDALAGFAIRYYNDVLKAHKHYIRPEGALAEALAALDAALAALPAQSTADEIQAVVFDVGRAFFPDPAKKGPDGNPPGVSLDWFRGLYQALLGQDQGPRFGSFVAIYGIAETRDRIARALAGTLAPA from the coding sequence ATGTCGTCAGCCAGGCCACCCGTCCTCGATCTTTCGCCCGCCCTCGTCGCAGCGGCGAAAGAGTCGAAAGCCTGGCCCTTCGAGGAGGCGCGGCGCATCATCGCCCGGCTCGAGACGCACGGGCCGAAGTCGCCGGTGCTGTTCGAGACCGGCTACGGGCCGTCGGGGCTTCCCCATATCGGCACCTTCGGCGAAGTGGCGCGCACGACGATGGTCCGCACGGCCTTCCGCCTCTTGACCGAGGATCGCATCGAGACGCGCCTCCTCTCCTTCTCCGACGACATGGATGGCCTCAGGAAGGTGCCGTCCAACGTTCCGAACCAGGAGATGATGGCCGCGCATCTCGGCATGCCGCTGACGCGGGTGCCGGATCCGTTCTCGAACGAGTATCCTTCCTTCGGCGCGGCCAACAACGCCCGGCTGCGCGCCTTCCTCGATTCCTTCGGCTTCGCCTACGAATTCGCGAGCGCGACGGACTATTACGCCTCGGGCCGTTTCGACGGCGCGCTGCGGCGGATGCTCGAGGTCTATGACGAGGTAATGGAGATCATCCTGCCGACGCTCGGCGCCGAGCGGCAGGCGACCTATTCGCCCTTCCTGCCGATCTCGAGGAAGACCGGCCGGGTGCTCCAGGTGCCGATGATCGACCGCGACGTCGCGGCCGGCACGATCACCTATGTCGATCCCGAGGACGGCGAGACGGTGACGACGACCGTCACAGGCGGCGCCGTGAAGTGCCAGTGGAAGGCCGATTGGGCCATGCGCTGGTATGCACTCGGCGTCGACTATGAGATGAGCGGAAAGGACCTCATCGACAGCGTCAAGCTCTCGACCCGCATCTGCCGCGCGCTCGGCGCCGAGCCGCCGGAGTGCTTTACCTACGAGCATTTCCTCGACGAGAACGGCGAGAAGATCTCGAAGTCGAAGGGCAACGGGCTGACGATCGAGCAGTGGCTCACCTATGCCTCGCCCGAGAGCCTGTCGCTGCTGATGTACAACAAGCCGAAGACGGCCAAGCGGCTCGGCTTCGAGGTGATCCCCCGCCATGTCGACGACTATGCGGGCTTCATCGAGGCCTTCTCGCGCCAGGCGACCGAGCAGCAGCTCGGCAATCCGGCCTGGCACATCCATTCGGGAAATCCGCCGCAGATCGTCTCGCCGATCAGCTTCGCGATGCTGCTCAACCTCGTGTCGGTTTCCGATGCGACCGACAAGGCCGTGCTCTGGGCCTATGTCTCGCGCTATCTGCCGGAGATCGAGCCGGCCGCCCGGGAGAAGCTCGACGCGCTCGCGGGCTTCGCGATCCGCTACTACAACGACGTCCTCAAGGCGCATAAGCACTATATCCGCCCCGAGGGCGCGCTCGCCGAGGCGCTTGCCGCGCTGGACGCCGCGCTTGCCGCGCTGCCGGCGCAGTCGACCGCCGACGAAATCCAGGCGGTGGTGTTCGATGTCGGTCGTGCCTTCTTCCCCGATCCGGCCAAGAAGGGGCCGGACGGCAATCCGCCCGGCGTCTCGCTGGACTGGTTCCGCGGCCTCTACCAGGCCCTGCTCGGTCAGGACCAGGGCCCGCGCTTCGGCTCCTTCGTGGCGATCTACGGCATCGCGGAAACCAGAGACCGCATCGCAAGGGCGCTCGCGGGGACGCTGGCTCCGGCCTGA
- a CDS encoding transporter substrate-binding domain-containing protein, with product MTRRLAIPLRGLMVAIAIVLAAVASADEVVIPNFFDPGRRIDLPPAAALTPLRFATVGDFPPFSFTGSDGTLTGFNVELARAICRELAVACTMQTRPFDSLGPSIVEGRIDAAIAGIAITATARESLGFSDVYLRPAARFIGPVDERSTDIGAAALRGRTVAVAAGSAHEAYLASFFPEARRLAVSTPVAAAEAVREGEADFAFGDGTALAFWQQSPAARDCCAFVGGPYLESRFFGEGYAVALPKDRPELRQAVNWALDSLYDKGVFAELYLRYFPVSYF from the coding sequence ATGACGCGCCGCTTGGCAATTCCCTTGCGCGGCCTGATGGTGGCAATCGCGATTGTGCTCGCCGCGGTGGCGTCGGCCGATGAGGTCGTGATCCCGAATTTCTTCGATCCGGGCCGGCGCATCGACCTGCCGCCCGCCGCCGCGCTGACGCCGCTCCGCTTCGCGACGGTCGGCGATTTCCCGCCCTTCAGCTTCACCGGGAGCGACGGAACGCTGACCGGCTTCAATGTTGAGCTGGCGCGGGCGATCTGCCGCGAACTCGCCGTCGCCTGCACGATGCAGACGAGGCCTTTCGACAGCCTCGGTCCATCCATTGTCGAAGGGCGTATCGACGCCGCGATCGCCGGCATCGCGATCACCGCGACCGCGCGGGAGTCGCTCGGCTTCTCGGACGTCTATCTGAGGCCGGCCGCCCGCTTCATCGGGCCGGTCGACGAGCGGTCGACCGATATCGGTGCCGCCGCCCTGAGGGGGCGGACCGTCGCTGTCGCCGCCGGCAGCGCGCACGAGGCCTATCTCGCGAGCTTCTTTCCGGAGGCGCGTCGACTGGCGGTGTCGACACCGGTCGCCGCGGCGGAGGCGGTCAGGGAGGGCGAGGCGGATTTCGCCTTCGGGGACGGAACTGCGCTCGCCTTCTGGCAGCAATCGCCGGCGGCGCGGGACTGCTGCGCATTCGTCGGCGGCCCCTATCTCGAGAGCCGCTTCTTCGGCGAAGGTTATGCCGTCGCCTTGCCGAAGGACCGGCCCGAGCTACGTCAGGCGGTCAACTGGGCGCTGGACAGCCTCTACGACAAGGGCGTCTTCGCCGAGCTCTATCTCCGCTATTTCCCGGTCAGCTACTTCTAG
- a CDS encoding DUF1428 domain-containing protein: MSYVDGFILPVPKARLDDYRRIATTASEVWREHGALSYAEYVGDDVPYGELTSFPRSVQLKDDEVVIFSWIKYRDRAHRDAVNAKVMADERIKAMMEEMPADGKRMIFGGFSVLLDV, translated from the coding sequence ATGTCCTATGTCGACGGATTCATATTGCCGGTGCCGAAGGCCCGCCTCGACGACTATCGCCGGATCGCGACGACGGCGTCGGAGGTCTGGCGCGAGCATGGCGCCCTCTCCTATGCCGAATATGTCGGCGACGATGTCCCTTATGGCGAACTGACCTCGTTTCCCCGTTCCGTCCAGTTGAAGGACGACGAGGTCGTGATCTTCTCCTGGATCAAGTATCGCGACCGGGCCCATCGCGACGCCGTCAACGCCAAGGTGATGGCCGACGAGCGCATCAAGGCGATGATGGAGGAGATGCCGGCCGACGGGAAGCGGATGATCTTCGGCGGATTCAGCGTGCTGCTGGACGTCTGA
- a CDS encoding LysE family translocator, producing the protein MTFEHWLAFAAASAVMLAIPGPTVLLVISYALGHGRRAGRATVAGVALGDFTAMTASMLGLGALLAASATLFTVLKWVGAAYLVYLGVKLWRAKPTVGAPGEAAETKPVRIFLHAYVVTALNPKSIVFFVAFLPQFLVADAPLLPQMILFEATFLVLASLNAALYGLLASGARTTIRKPSVQTAVNRVGGSLLIGAGVLSLGLRRAGA; encoded by the coding sequence ATGACTTTCGAACACTGGCTCGCTTTCGCCGCCGCGTCCGCCGTCATGCTGGCCATTCCCGGCCCGACTGTCCTGCTCGTCATCAGCTATGCGCTCGGCCATGGCCGCCGGGCCGGCCGTGCCACCGTCGCCGGGGTTGCGCTCGGCGATTTCACCGCGATGACGGCCTCGATGCTGGGCCTCGGCGCGCTGCTGGCCGCCTCGGCGACGCTGTTCACGGTGCTGAAATGGGTCGGCGCCGCCTATCTCGTCTATCTCGGCGTCAAGCTCTGGCGCGCGAAGCCGACCGTCGGAGCCCCGGGCGAAGCTGCCGAAACGAAGCCGGTCCGCATCTTCCTGCACGCCTATGTCGTGACGGCGCTGAACCCGAAGAGCATCGTGTTCTTTGTCGCGTTCCTGCCGCAATTTCTCGTGGCCGACGCACCACTTCTGCCGCAGATGATCCTGTTCGAGGCGACGTTCCTCGTGCTGGCGAGCCTCAACGCTGCTCTCTACGGGCTGCTCGCCAGCGGCGCACGCACCACCATCCGCAAGCCGTCGGTTCAGACGGCGGTCAACCGGGTCGGCGGGTCGCTGCTGATCGGCGCAGGGGTTCTCTCGCTCGGGCTGCGCCGGGCCGGTGCCTGA
- a CDS encoding glycosyltransferase family 2 protein, protein MPGADGPGTDVPGAYRTRAAELGLRFIASPTGEGYRARPDMADDVAAIAATIRRGSLAAAERDGERAIFIAPERGDLRSLSARVRADPAIAGLVMVTTPAAVRRLLLARYRMALVRDATERLATRRPDLSARRLVTRAEGAVLATVLFGIAAAIFLLGAPAIAAIEILAGLVFLATILLRMQAISVVTHRRRHRRTELPQVEPESLPVYSILLPVYREPHMLAELVGCMERLVWPREKLDIKLIVEADDKATLAAARVLRLQAPFEVLAVPAFGPRTKPKALAFALPLARGELVTVFDAEDRPDPLQLIEAYLAFQRGGPDLACVQAPLLVDNTATNGLTALFALEYSVQFDGVLPLLADLDLPLPLGGTSNHFRRAVLEDVGGWDPYNVTEDADLGLRLARFGYRTGVIERPTLEEAPRTVSVWLGQRTRWLKGWMQTLLVHLRSPRRLLREIGPRRFAYCLLVLFGSLVAAAIHPVYLATALALIFDPARLWRADSPLFAAMTMLSLFNLVSAYGVFVLLSRETFHLRHLPWPASALVYLPAYWLLLSIACYRAIGELIIAPHHWSKTRHVGRRVQPAVQRAEATEKLAQPVG, encoded by the coding sequence GTGCCAGGCGCCGACGGCCCCGGTACCGATGTGCCGGGCGCCTACCGGACGCGCGCGGCCGAACTCGGGCTTCGCTTCATCGCAAGCCCGACCGGCGAGGGATATCGCGCCCGGCCGGACATGGCAGACGATGTCGCCGCGATCGCGGCCACCATCCGGAGGGGCTCGCTGGCGGCCGCCGAACGCGACGGCGAGAGAGCGATATTCATCGCACCTGAAAGGGGTGACCTTCGCTCGCTGTCGGCACGGGTCCGGGCCGATCCGGCGATCGCCGGGCTCGTCATGGTCACGACCCCTGCCGCTGTCCGGCGCCTTCTGCTCGCGCGATACCGCATGGCACTCGTCCGCGACGCGACGGAGCGGCTCGCGACGCGGCGGCCGGACCTTTCGGCGCGGCGTCTCGTGACCCGGGCCGAGGGAGCCGTCCTCGCCACCGTGCTTTTCGGCATCGCAGCGGCAATCTTCCTTCTGGGAGCGCCGGCCATCGCTGCCATCGAGATCCTTGCCGGCCTCGTCTTTCTCGCCACGATCCTCCTGCGCATGCAGGCGATCAGCGTCGTGACGCACAGGCGTCGCCACCGCCGGACCGAGCTGCCGCAGGTCGAGCCGGAAAGCCTTCCCGTCTACAGCATCCTGCTGCCGGTCTATCGCGAACCACATATGCTCGCCGAACTCGTCGGCTGCATGGAGCGGCTGGTGTGGCCGCGCGAGAAGCTCGACATCAAGCTCATCGTCGAGGCCGACGACAAGGCGACGCTCGCGGCCGCCAGGGTGCTCAGGCTGCAAGCGCCCTTCGAGGTCCTTGCCGTCCCGGCCTTCGGTCCACGCACCAAGCCCAAGGCACTGGCCTTCGCGCTGCCTCTGGCGCGGGGCGAACTCGTGACGGTCTTCGATGCCGAGGACCGGCCCGATCCGCTGCAGCTCATCGAGGCCTATCTCGCCTTCCAGCGCGGCGGGCCCGACCTCGCCTGCGTGCAGGCGCCGCTTCTCGTCGACAACACGGCAACAAACGGGCTGACCGCGCTGTTCGCTCTCGAATACTCGGTTCAGTTCGACGGCGTGCTGCCGCTTCTCGCCGATCTCGACCTGCCGCTGCCGCTCGGCGGGACGTCCAACCATTTCCGCCGCGCCGTTCTGGAGGATGTCGGCGGCTGGGATCCCTACAATGTCACCGAGGACGCCGATCTCGGTCTCCGCCTCGCCCGCTTCGGATACCGGACCGGGGTCATAGAGCGGCCCACGCTGGAAGAGGCGCCGCGCACGGTGAGCGTCTGGCTCGGCCAGAGGACGCGCTGGCTGAAAGGATGGATGCAGACGCTGCTGGTCCATCTGCGGTCGCCACGCCGGCTGCTCAGGGAGATTGGACCGCGGCGCTTCGCCTATTGCCTGCTCGTGCTCTTCGGCTCGCTGGTCGCCGCAGCCATCCATCCCGTCTATCTGGCGACGGCGCTGGCGCTCATCTTCGACCCCGCGCGGCTCTGGCGGGCCGACAGCCCGCTCTTCGCGGCGATGACCATGCTGAGCCTCTTCAACCTCGTCTCCGCCTATGGCGTCTTCGTGCTGCTGTCGCGAGAGACCTTCCACCTGCGCCACCTGCCCTGGCCCGCCTCCGCGCTCGTCTACCTGCCGGCCTACTGGCTGCTGCTGTCGATCGCTTGCTATCGCGCCATCGGCGAACTGATCATCGCCCCGCACCACTGGTCGAAGACCCGACATGTGGGGCGCCGGGTGCAGCCTGCCGTCCAGCGCGCCGAGGCGACCGAAAAACTGGCCCAGCCTGTCGGCTGA
- the pdeM gene encoding ligase-associated DNA damage response endonuclease PdeM, translating into MIADVAVALTVEGALHIAEEATLVVADLHLEKGSAFAARGQMLPPYDTVATLRRLAALVGRLAPRRVVALGDSFHDRRAAERLGEADRALLGQLVAGCEWIWIAGNHDPLPPAALGGHAERELVVGSLTFRHEPRAGRAPGEVAGHLHPSARVVGRGGSVRRRCFIANRERLVMPAFGALAGGLDVLDDAFRPLFHGAPFHAFMLGEAVHKVAGHRLAGEARGGYLQVARRVVRRPAAR; encoded by the coding sequence ATGATCGCCGATGTCGCGGTTGCACTGACCGTGGAAGGCGCGCTGCATATCGCGGAGGAAGCGACGCTCGTCGTGGCTGACCTGCATCTCGAAAAGGGCTCGGCCTTCGCGGCGCGCGGCCAGATGCTGCCGCCCTACGACACCGTAGCGACGCTGCGCCGCCTAGCGGCCCTCGTCGGACGGCTCGCTCCCCGCCGCGTCGTCGCGCTCGGCGACAGCTTCCACGACAGGCGCGCCGCGGAGCGGCTCGGCGAGGCCGACCGCGCCTTGCTCGGCCAACTCGTGGCCGGTTGCGAGTGGATATGGATCGCCGGCAACCATGATCCGCTGCCGCCCGCCGCGCTCGGCGGGCATGCGGAGCGCGAACTCGTCGTCGGGTCGCTGACGTTCCGCCACGAGCCGCGCGCCGGCCGGGCGCCGGGTGAGGTGGCGGGTCATCTCCATCCGTCCGCGCGCGTCGTCGGTCGCGGCGGCTCGGTGCGCCGCCGCTGCTTCATCGCCAATCGCGAGCGTCTCGTCATGCCAGCCTTCGGCGCGCTCGCCGGCGGCCTCGACGTGCTCGATGACGCCTTCCGCCCGCTGTTCCACGGTGCGCCGTTTCACGCCTTCATGCTGGGCGAGGCGGTGCACAAGGTGGCGGGCCATCGTCTCGCCGGCGAGGCGCGCGGCGGCTATCTGCAGGTCGCGCGACGGGTCGTCAGACGTCCAGCAGCACGCTGA
- a CDS encoding tellurite resistance TerB family protein: MDKAAATKSAVSPQEALIYVMVTLSAVDREMTDREMRKIGDIVNTLPIFGGFDTDRLVQVAEDCAAITREADGLHEVLAVIATALPKKLHETAYALAVEVAAADLHVEQEELRFLELLRDVLDVDTLTAAAIERGARARYRTL; encoded by the coding sequence ATGGACAAGGCCGCCGCCACGAAGAGTGCCGTATCCCCGCAGGAGGCGCTCATCTATGTCATGGTGACGCTGTCGGCCGTCGACCGCGAGATGACCGATCGCGAGATGCGCAAGATCGGTGACATCGTGAACACGCTGCCGATCTTCGGCGGCTTCGACACCGATCGTCTCGTCCAGGTGGCGGAAGACTGCGCCGCCATCACCCGCGAGGCCGACGGGCTGCACGAGGTGCTGGCCGTGATCGCGACGGCTCTGCCGAAGAAACTGCACGAGACGGCCTATGCCCTCGCCGTCGAGGTCGCCGCGGCCGACCTCCATGTCGAGCAGGAGGAACTGCGCTTCCTCGAACTGCTCCGCGACGTTCTCGATGTCGACACGCTGACCGCCGCGGCCATCGAGCGCGGCGCCCGGGCCCGTTACCGGACGCTCTGA
- a CDS encoding ligase-associated DNA damage response exonuclease: MIRPEALLAPDENGLYCPLGGFHIDPVRPVERALITHGHADHARSGHGAVLATAETLAIMAVRYGEDFAGTTQAATLGDVMRIGDVSVSFHPAGHVLGSAQIAVEGGGCRIVVSGDYKRRRDPTCLPFEPVPCDVFITEATFGLPVFRHPDDGDEIAKLLTSLAAFPERAHLVGAYALGKAQRVIKRLREAGYDETIYIHGALERLCALYEAEGITLGPLAPATLGNGRRGEAAAFAGAVVVGPPSAFADRWARRFPDPVPAFASGWMMIRQRAKQRGVELPLVISDHCDWDELTATIAELSPGEVWVTHGREEALVRWCALSGIRARPLHLVGYEDEGD, from the coding sequence ATGATCCGACCCGAAGCCCTGCTCGCGCCCGATGAGAACGGGCTCTATTGCCCGCTCGGCGGCTTCCATATCGATCCGGTGCGGCCCGTGGAGCGCGCGCTCATCACCCATGGCCATGCCGACCATGCCCGTTCGGGCCATGGCGCGGTGCTCGCGACCGCCGAGACGCTCGCCATCATGGCCGTGCGCTATGGCGAGGACTTCGCTGGAACGACGCAGGCGGCGACGCTCGGCGACGTCATGCGCATCGGCGACGTCTCCGTCTCGTTCCATCCGGCCGGCCATGTGCTCGGCTCGGCGCAGATCGCAGTCGAGGGCGGCGGCTGCCGCATCGTTGTTTCCGGCGACTACAAGCGGCGCCGCGACCCGACCTGCCTGCCCTTCGAGCCGGTGCCCTGCGACGTCTTCATCACCGAGGCGACCTTCGGCCTGCCCGTCTTCCGCCATCCCGACGATGGCGACGAGATCGCCAAGCTGCTCACCTCGCTCGCCGCCTTTCCCGAACGCGCCCATCTCGTCGGCGCCTATGCGCTCGGCAAGGCGCAGCGGGTCATCAAGCGGCTGCGCGAGGCAGGCTATGACGAGACGATCTACATCCACGGCGCGCTGGAGCGGCTCTGTGCACTCTACGAGGCCGAGGGCATCACGCTCGGCCCGCTGGCGCCGGCGACGCTGGGCAACGGCCGCCGCGGCGAGGCAGCCGCCTTTGCCGGCGCCGTCGTCGTGGGACCGCCCTCGGCCTTTGCCGATCGCTGGGCGCGGCGCTTCCCCGATCCGGTGCCAGCCTTCGCCTCGGGCTGGATGATGATCCGCCAGCGCGCCAAGCAGCGCGGCGTCGAGCTGCCGCTGGTCATCTCCGACCATTGCGACTGGGACGAGCTGACCGCGACCATCGCCGAGCTTTCGCCCGGCGAGGTCTGGGTGACGCATGGCCGCGAGGAGGCGCTGGTGCGCTGGTGTGCGCTGTCAGGCATCCGCGCGCGGCCGCTGCATCTCGTCGGCTACGAGGACGAGGGCGACTGA
- a CDS encoding ligase-associated DNA damage response DEXH box helicase, with amino-acid sequence MSDPTAASPAELLPAPFRDWFARRGWAPRAHQLELLQRAEEGRSVLLIAPTGAGKTLAGFLPSLVALAGRPRRSRRPGIHTLYISPLKALAVDIARNLEEPLDGMALDITVETRTGDTPAHKRQRQKHAPPDILLTTPEQLALLLSAPDAERFFDSLETVVLDELHSLVTAKRGDLLALGLARLRKLRPRLRAVGLSATVAEPDDLRRWLMPQSAGEPANLADLVTVKGGAAPQVTILPAETRIPWAGHSAVHAMEAIYAQIRASRMVLVFVNTRSQAERIFQELWRVNEDGLPIALHHGSLDVGQRRRVEAAMAASELRCVVCTSTLDLGIDWGDVDLVINVGAPKGASRLAQRIGRANHRMDEPSRALLVPANRFEVMECTVALEASLAGAQDTPRVRAGALDVLAQHVLGMACSAPFDADALHAEVASAAPYRDLDTETFARVVDFVATGGYALRAYERFAKIRRGEDGLWRITHPAVAQQYRLNVGTIIEAPLLKVRLASRRTGGPVGMGGRVLGEIEEFFVEQLAPGDSFLFAGLVVKLEGIRDNVAVVSRTHDEAPKVPMYAGGKFPLSTYLADGVRGLLADESAWSRLPDQVADWLRIQKEVSVLPRRDQLLVETFPRGGRFYMVAYPFEGRLAHQTLGMLLTRRLERAKLRPLGFVASDYSLAVWGLGDMGAAFAKGKPELGDLFAPDMLGDDLDAWLAESYLLKRSFRTCALISGLIERRHPGKEKTGRQVTMSTDLIYDVLRSHEPDHILLRATWADAATGLLDVARLSDMLMRVEGAILHQPLERISPLAVPVMLDIGKETVAGAAAEDILRENVDDLVREAMGEAFLEAEHGAGLPAGLVVS; translated from the coding sequence GTGTCCGACCCGACCGCCGCATCCCCTGCCGAACTCCTTCCCGCGCCGTTTCGCGACTGGTTCGCGCGACGGGGCTGGGCGCCGCGCGCCCATCAGCTCGAACTGCTGCAACGGGCGGAGGAGGGGCGCTCGGTGCTGCTCATCGCGCCGACCGGCGCCGGCAAGACGCTGGCCGGCTTCCTGCCAAGCCTCGTGGCGCTGGCAGGTCGGCCGAGGCGGTCCCGCCGGCCCGGCATCCACACGCTCTACATCTCGCCGCTGAAGGCCCTCGCTGTCGACATCGCCCGCAATCTCGAGGAGCCGCTCGACGGCATGGCACTCGACATCACGGTCGAAACGCGCACCGGCGACACCCCGGCGCACAAGCGGCAGCGGCAGAAGCACGCCCCGCCCGATATCCTGCTGACGACGCCCGAGCAGCTCGCGCTGCTGCTCTCGGCCCCGGATGCCGAGCGCTTCTTCGACAGCCTCGAGACGGTGGTGCTCGACGAACTGCACTCGCTCGTCACGGCGAAGCGCGGCGATCTGCTGGCGCTCGGCCTGGCGAGGCTCCGCAAGCTGCGGCCTCGTCTTCGTGCCGTCGGGCTTTCGGCCACCGTCGCCGAGCCCGACGATCTGCGCCGCTGGCTGATGCCGCAGTCCGCTGGTGAGCCGGCAAACCTTGCCGATCTCGTGACGGTGAAGGGCGGCGCGGCGCCGCAGGTGACCATCCTGCCCGCCGAAACCCGCATCCCGTGGGCCGGGCATTCGGCCGTGCATGCGATGGAAGCGATCTACGCCCAGATCCGTGCCAGCCGCATGGTGCTCGTCTTCGTCAACACCCGAAGCCAGGCCGAGCGCATCTTTCAGGAACTCTGGCGCGTCAACGAGGACGGGCTTCCGATCGCGCTGCATCACGGCTCGCTCGATGTCGGACAGCGCCGGCGCGTCGAGGCGGCGATGGCGGCCTCGGAGCTGCGCTGCGTCGTCTGCACCTCGACGCTCGATCTCGGCATCGACTGGGGCGATGTCGACCTCGTCATCAATGTCGGCGCACCGAAGGGGGCGAGCCGGCTCGCCCAGCGCATCGGCCGTGCCAATCACCGCATGGACGAGCCCTCGCGTGCGCTCCTTGTGCCGGCCAATCGCTTCGAGGTCATGGAATGCACGGTCGCGCTGGAGGCGAGCCTCGCAGGCGCGCAGGATACGCCGCGCGTCAGGGCCGGCGCGCTCGACGTGCTCGCCCAGCATGTGCTCGGCATGGCCTGCTCGGCGCCGTTCGACGCCGACGCGCTCCATGCCGAGGTCGCGTCCGCGGCTCCCTATCGCGATCTTGATACCGAGACCTTTGCGCGCGTGGTCGATTTCGTGGCGACCGGCGGCTATGCGCTGCGGGCCTATGAGCGGTTTGCCAAGATCAGGCGCGGCGAGGACGGCCTCTGGCGCATCACGCATCCCGCCGTGGCGCAGCAATACCGCCTGAATGTCGGCACGATCATCGAGGCGCCGCTGCTGAAAGTGCGCCTCGCCTCGCGCAGGACCGGCGGTCCGGTGGGAATGGGCGGCCGCGTTCTCGGCGAGATCGAGGAGTTCTTCGTCGAGCAGCTGGCGCCCGGCGACAGCTTTCTCTTCGCCGGCCTCGTCGTGAAGCTCGAAGGCATTCGCGACAATGTCGCCGTCGTCTCGCGCACCCATGACGAGGCGCCGAAGGTGCCGATGTATGCCGGCGGCAAGTTTCCGCTCTCGACCTATCTCGCCGACGGCGTGCGCGGGCTGCTCGCCGACGAGAGCGCCTGGTCGCGGCTGCCGGATCAGGTTGCCGACTGGCTGCGCATCCAGAAGGAGGTTTCCGTGCTGCCGCGCCGCGACCAGCTTCTGGTCGAGACCTTTCCGCGCGGCGGCCGCTTCTACATGGTCGCCTACCCTTTCGAGGGCCGGCTGGCGCACCAGACGCTCGGCATGCTGCTGACGCGGCGGCTGGAGCGGGCGAAGCTGCGCCCGCTCGGCTTCGTCGCCTCCGACTATTCGCTCGCCGTCTGGGGCCTCGGCGACATGGGCGCGGCTTTTGCCAAGGGCAAGCCCGAGCTCGGCGATCTCTTCGCGCCGGACATGCTCGGCGACGATCTCGATGCCTGGCTCGCGGAGAGCTATCTCCTGAAACGCAGCTTCCGCACCTGCGCGCTCATCTCCGGCCTGATCGAGCGCCGCCATCCCGGCAAGGAGAAGACCGGCCGTCAGGTGACGATGTCGACCGATCTCATCTACGACGTGCTGCGCAGCCACGAGCCCGACCATATCCTGCTGCGCGCCACCTGGGCCGACGCCGCGACCGGCCTCCTCGATGTTGCGCGGCTGTCCGACATGCTGATGCGTGTCGAGGGCGCGATCCTGCACCAGCCGCTTGAGCGCATCTCGCCGCTCGCCGTGCCGGTGATGCTCGATATCGGAAAGGAAACGGTCGCCGGCGCGGCTGCCGAGGACATCCTCCGCGAGAATGTCGACGATCTCGTCCGCGAGGCGATGGGCGAGGCGTTCCTCGAGGCGGAGCACGGCGCCGGCTTGCCGGCAGGACTCGTCGTCTCCTAA